The proteins below are encoded in one region of Spirochaetota bacterium:
- a CDS encoding PIN domain-containing protein, translating to MKDKLFIDSDIILDIALSRDPHFLSSSIIFSLSETKALEGFTSSVVVSNLYYILRKLESHKAAIDFISKLRLIIKILPVTDEIIKLALESKFKDFEDSLQYYAALINNIEYLITRNVKDYSRTEIKVHTPDEFIKIKKIKKHVGTGG from the coding sequence ATGAAAGATAAGCTATTCATTGACTCTGATATAATTCTTGATATTGCACTATCCCGCGATCCACATTTCCTTTCTTCTTCAATAATTTTCAGTCTTAGTGAGACAAAAGCGCTGGAAGGCTTTACTTCGTCGGTTGTTGTTTCTAATCTTTATTATATATTGAGAAAATTAGAATCGCATAAAGCGGCTATTGATTTTATATCAAAATTACGATTAATTATAAAAATACTACCCGTAACTGATGAAATAATTAAATTGGCTCTTGAATCTAAATTTAAAGATTTTGAAGATTCATTACAATACTATGCAGCGTTAATAAATAATATTGAGTATTTAATTACTAGAAATGTAAAAGATTATTCACGTACAGAGATTAAAGTCCATACTCCTGACGAATTTATAAAAATAAAAAAAATAAAAAAGCATGTGGGCACCGGCGGCTAA
- a CDS encoding DUF1801 domain-containing protein: MAKSTQFKSIDEYIDRQPEEARRLLQDLRSAILKAVPNATELFNYGVPAFSLIEGGKREDQIMIAGFKNHVGLYPHPTTIEHFARELERYKQGKGSIQFPFNTSIPKSLVTKMIKYRKSLIEGKNK, encoded by the coding sequence ATGGCGAAATCGACTCAATTTAAATCAATTGATGAATATATTGATCGACAACCTGAAGAAGCGCGGAGATTGTTACAAGACCTGCGCTCCGCGATTTTAAAGGCGGTTCCCAACGCGACGGAATTATTCAATTATGGTGTCCCAGCCTTTTCTCTCATTGAGGGAGGGAAAAGGGAAGATCAAATAATGATAGCCGGATTTAAAAATCATGTCGGCCTGTATCCTCATCCGACTACCATTGAACATTTTGCCAGGGAGCTTGAAAGATACAAACAGGGCAAGGGATCCATTCAGTTTCCATTCAATACTTCTATACCCAAAAGTCTTGTTACAAAAATGATAAAATACAGAAAATCACTTATTGAAGGAAAAAATAAATAA
- a CDS encoding PAS domain S-box protein: MRTVMMSEAQMLARALDVAVIKRLTGTGKDVQSPDYRYLRDKLMRIREANPRYRYLYLMGRRPGSDPFFFMGTAPDGSPDYTPPGTVYYEDSPTLKSVLTAKKGMISPPFTDRWGTWISALIPITDEQGGLLAVFGMDFDAADWRMYVVSRLITPIAITGLTVILLFAVVAMLRHQQSRRENAELAEIAAELEKTRLLLESIIEQSPVAMVVYEKPEETLRYLNQAMRDLIGAENVSIYVGLTLDKVSEIRTWRYLMQDGRETDLEQMPAFQAFRGKTVEGAEVCFQRADGSLRWALASGKPIIDRSGAIIAAFGVYSDITERKRAEELLKKGLAEKEVLLKEIHHRVKNNMQIISSLMSLQADALKDPAVHDAFSASQNRVKSMALIHEHLYLSENLAEIDFGEYTRSLVGGIMTMYPAGVRITTDVRIQDVRLDIDRAIPCGLIINELVSNSVKHGFPDGRVGRIEVLMNGTDGGRYELTVADDGVGGVEDTGSGTSLGMILVRSLVTQLKGDMRIDSTAGTRIMIRF; the protein is encoded by the coding sequence ATGCGCACCGTCATGATGAGCGAAGCGCAGATGCTGGCCAGGGCCCTGGACGTAGCCGTCATCAAACGGCTGACCGGCACGGGAAAGGACGTACAATCGCCCGATTACCGTTATTTGCGCGACAAGTTGATGCGGATACGCGAGGCCAATCCCCGGTACCGCTACCTGTATCTGATGGGACGGCGGCCCGGCTCGGATCCTTTCTTCTTCATGGGAACGGCGCCGGATGGTTCGCCGGATTACACTCCTCCGGGCACCGTATACTATGAAGATTCCCCCACATTGAAATCAGTGCTTACCGCAAAAAAGGGAATGATAAGCCCGCCTTTTACCGATCGCTGGGGAACCTGGATCAGCGCGTTGATTCCCATTACCGACGAACAGGGCGGGTTGCTTGCCGTTTTCGGTATGGATTTCGACGCGGCGGATTGGCGCATGTATGTCGTCTCCCGATTGATTACGCCGATCGCGATAACCGGTTTGACAGTGATCCTGCTCTTTGCAGTCGTGGCGATGCTCCGCCATCAGCAATCGCGCAGGGAAAACGCGGAGCTGGCTGAAATCGCCGCCGAGCTGGAAAAAACCCGGTTACTCCTGGAATCAATCATCGAGCAATCCCCTGTCGCCATGGTCGTGTACGAAAAACCGGAGGAAACCTTACGGTACTTGAATCAGGCCATGCGCGACCTGATTGGAGCGGAAAACGTGTCGATATATGTCGGTCTGACACTGGACAAAGTCAGCGAAATACGCACCTGGCGCTACCTCATGCAGGATGGCCGGGAAACAGACCTTGAACAAATGCCGGCATTTCAGGCGTTTCGGGGTAAAACGGTCGAAGGCGCGGAAGTCTGTTTTCAGCGCGCCGATGGGAGCCTCCGCTGGGCCCTGGCTTCCGGAAAGCCTATCATCGACCGGTCGGGCGCCATTATCGCGGCCTTCGGCGTTTACTCGGACATCACCGAGCGAAAGCGCGCCGAGGAGCTGTTGAAAAAGGGTCTCGCGGAGAAGGAGGTGCTCCTCAAGGAGATCCACCACCGCGTCAAGAACAACATGCAGATCATATCCAGCCTGATGAGCCTGCAGGCGGACGCGCTCAAGGACCCTGCGGTCCACGACGCTTTCAGCGCGAGCCAGAACCGAGTGAAATCGATGGCCCTCATCCACGAGCACCTTTACCTGTCGGAGAATCTCGCTGAAATAGATTTCGGCGAATACACCAGAAGCCTCGTCGGCGGCATCATGACCATGTATCCCGCGGGAGTGCGCATCACGACCGACGTGCGGATCCAGGACGTCCGCCTGGACATCGACAGGGCCATTCCGTGCGGGCTCATTATAAACGAGCTGGTTTCCAACTCCGTCAAGCACGGATTTCCCGACGGGCGCGTGGGACGGATCGAAGTGCTGATGAACGGAACGGACGGCGGCCGCTACGAGCTCACCGTGGCGGATGACGGGGTGGGCGGCGTCGAGGACACGGGCTCCGGCACCTCCCTCGGGATGATCCTGGTGCGGAGCCTGGTCACCCAGCTGAAGGGAGATATGCGGATAGATTCAACGGCCGGCACCAGGATCATGATACGTTTCTGA
- the mltG gene encoding endolytic transglycosylase MltG, which produces MKKLFIAVLVPALAGIALLLYLNSAPPGMRESAFTVSYGDSMRRIAGNLKKSGLIRSGDFFVYSSYIADRRHVRAGTYRIFAGMNSLEILRKLTRGDILSRKVTIPEGFNLYQIAERLEANRVCDYNAFLDHAFDETFLKTLGVDSPTAEGYLFPDTYVFPEGSDPRDIIGIIQKKMMTVLGDRPAYGPGMTAREILTMASLVEKEAKVYNEREFISSVFHNRLRKNMRLDCDPTVRYAVRKFTGPITVSDLRSDSPYNTYRRTGLPPTPICSPGRESILAAMYPMKSDYLYFVAKNDGSHHFSRTLKEHNEAVRKYQRGK; this is translated from the coding sequence ATGAAAAAATTATTCATCGCGGTATTGGTCCCGGCGCTGGCGGGGATAGCCCTGCTCCTGTACCTTAACTCGGCCCCTCCCGGCATGCGGGAGAGCGCCTTTACCGTCTCCTACGGCGACTCGATGCGCCGCATCGCCGGTAATTTAAAGAAGAGCGGCCTGATCCGCAGCGGCGATTTTTTTGTTTACTCCTCGTATATCGCCGACCGGCGCCATGTGCGCGCCGGCACCTACAGGATCTTCGCCGGCATGAATTCCCTGGAGATCCTGAGAAAGCTTACCCGCGGCGATATCCTATCGCGGAAGGTCACCATCCCCGAGGGATTCAACCTCTACCAGATCGCGGAACGCCTGGAGGCCAACCGCGTCTGCGATTACAACGCCTTCCTCGATCACGCCTTTGACGAGACCTTCCTGAAAACGCTGGGCGTCGATTCCCCCACGGCCGAGGGGTACCTCTTCCCGGACACCTATGTCTTTCCCGAGGGCTCCGACCCACGGGATATCATCGGCATCATACAGAAGAAAATGATGACCGTCCTGGGCGACCGGCCGGCCTACGGTCCCGGCATGACCGCAAGGGAGATCCTGACCATGGCGTCCCTGGTGGAGAAGGAGGCGAAGGTCTACAACGAGCGCGAATTCATATCATCGGTCTTCCACAACCGGCTCCGGAAAAACATGAGGCTCGATTGCGATCCGACGGTGCGGTACGCGGTGAGAAAATTCACCGGCCCCATAACCGTGAGCGACCTCAGGTCCGACTCGCCCTACAACACCTACCGCCGGACCGGCCTGCCCCCCACGCCCATCTGCTCGCCGGGCCGGGAGTCGATCCTGGCGGCCATGTATCCCATGAAATCGGACTACCTCTACTTCGTGGCAAAGAACGACGGGTCCCATCATTTTTCCAGGACGCTGAAGGAGCATAACGAGGCGGTGCGGAAGTACCAGAGGGGAAAATAA
- a CDS encoding DNA-protecting protein DprA, with product MNSTKYWIALEQTHGIGPAHLMEIHEALEKQGLSVADLCGLSAEEIRNEFRFPDKIAEAVAAMEDALPKIEEDYFRLLESGIDVITFFSDSYPARLRETLGNAIPPLLYVYGNVKLLKRKGVAILGDKDVSDKGEMIAFEAARELAKHGIPVISGYARGADLVAHRSAIFNGGGTIALVPYGMFHLTVPEMLRDVMNPDTMAVVSPFYPAREPNRFNAFIRNKIICALSYAVYIVEAPAEGGIFEAAKSAHNLKVPLFTTQYGEYPKNADGNKIIMDNLGGLAVMGRMENGMVVPNMDRIIGMAKFG from the coding sequence ATGAACAGCACAAAATACTGGATAGCCCTTGAGCAGACCCACGGCATCGGCCCCGCCCACCTGATGGAGATACATGAGGCGCTGGAAAAGCAGGGCCTTTCGGTGGCGGACCTGTGCGGCCTCTCCGCGGAGGAGATCAGGAATGAATTCCGCTTCCCGGATAAGATCGCCGAGGCGGTCGCCGCCATGGAGGATGCCCTTCCCAAAATAGAGGAGGATTATTTCAGGCTCCTCGAGTCGGGAATAGACGTGATCACGTTCTTTTCCGATTCTTACCCGGCCAGGCTCAGGGAGACCCTGGGGAACGCGATCCCTCCCCTCCTGTATGTTTACGGGAACGTGAAACTGCTCAAGCGGAAAGGCGTCGCCATCCTCGGCGACAAGGACGTGAGCGACAAGGGGGAGATGATCGCCTTCGAGGCGGCCCGGGAGCTGGCGAAGCACGGGATCCCGGTCATCAGCGGGTATGCCCGGGGAGCCGACCTGGTCGCGCACCGCTCCGCCATCTTCAACGGCGGCGGCACGATCGCCCTGGTGCCCTACGGCATGTTCCACCTCACGGTGCCGGAAATGCTCCGCGATGTCATGAACCCGGACACCATGGCCGTCGTCTCGCCCTTCTACCCGGCCAGGGAGCCGAACAGGTTCAACGCCTTTATCAGGAACAAGATCATCTGCGCCCTTTCCTACGCCGTGTATATCGTCGAGGCCCCGGCCGAAGGCGGCATCTTCGAGGCGGCCAAGTCGGCCCACAACCTGAAGGTCCCCCTCTTCACGACCCAATATGGCGAGTATCCGAAAAACGCCGACGGCAACAAGATTATAATGGATAACCTGGGCGGCCTGGCGGTGATGGGAAGGATGGAAAACGGCATGGTGGTCCCCAACATGGACCGCATCATAGGAATGGCGAAATTCGGATAG
- a CDS encoding STAS domain-containing protein produces MKNPHIGTMEGDINISDDHGLLVIEIMVEKFDFFLISDHADRLRDLLAGRSYPPAIFDLTRVKVIDSSVFGFLLEIRNTMKKKGREIAVVCVDPEALHVMEMLKVPRFIRVFQSRDGAGEYLNSLGVL; encoded by the coding sequence GTGAAAAATCCCCATATTGGAACCATGGAAGGCGATATAAACATCAGCGACGACCATGGCCTCCTGGTAATCGAGATCATGGTCGAGAAATTCGATTTCTTTCTCATATCCGACCATGCGGACCGGCTCCGGGACCTCCTGGCAGGACGGAGCTATCCCCCAGCTATTTTTGATCTTACCAGGGTCAAGGTCATAGATTCCAGCGTTTTCGGCTTTCTCCTGGAAATACGCAATACCATGAAAAAAAAGGGCCGTGAGATAGCGGTCGTGTGCGTTGACCCTGAAGCCCTCCACGTGATGGAAATGCTCAAGGTACCGCGGTTTATCCGGGTCTTCCAATCACGGGACGGGGCCGGTGAATATTTAAACAGTTTGGGAGTTCTGTGA
- a CDS encoding acyl-CoA dehydrogenase, which produces MALNTLIDSRDVRFILFEQLELDKFCAKYPRYADFDKDTLESTLDLAEKLAVEKIYPTYKDGDREGCTFVPDTKAVKIPKCYKPALDAYYESGFIGTMEDAEIGGMGMPALMYMTVNEFLCAANYNIMMYPGLSHGAMGMIHTHGTQEQKDTYIPKMISGEWGGTMCLTEPDAGSDVGALKTKAVKQADGSYKITGQKIFISSGDNDYYKNIIHPVLARIEGDPAGTKGISIFIVPKFLVNKDGSLGAHNDVNCAGIEHKMGIKGSATCTLSFGDNGTCKGFLLGEERKGMKIMFQMMNEARLGVGMQGLSLASAAYMHSATYAKNRIQGAHVTQMLNPEAKGVNISQHPDVKRMLLWMKSHVEGMRFITYYLTHALNVAAVAEGEEAKEALAIAEIMVPINKAGNTDKSVEITSEAMQVYGGYGFCQEYPVEQMMRDSKITAIYEGTNGIQSMDLTMRKILMNPEQYNYQILKKRIAEAVKKAKGIVDDKYIALVERGVQKLDEVITMMKDQMAKGQFLHLFMNATPLQQAMFMLCMAWGHISSLTITQPKMKELVGDKKGEEREKLLKENADAAFYTGKVLASQFYLGAEFPKYFGKIEALMFGESAVIKASDPIFTGMLEQ; this is translated from the coding sequence ATGGCATTAAATACCTTGATTGATTCCAGAGACGTACGTTTCATTCTCTTCGAACAGCTGGAACTGGACAAATTCTGCGCCAAGTATCCCCGCTATGCCGATTTTGACAAGGATACGCTGGAAAGCACGCTCGATCTCGCCGAAAAGCTGGCTGTCGAGAAAATCTATCCTACCTACAAGGATGGAGACAGGGAAGGATGTACCTTCGTTCCCGATACCAAAGCGGTAAAGATCCCCAAATGCTACAAACCGGCCCTGGATGCGTATTACGAGTCCGGCTTTATCGGCACCATGGAAGACGCCGAGATCGGCGGCATGGGAATGCCGGCCCTGATGTACATGACCGTTAACGAATTCCTCTGCGCCGCCAACTATAACATCATGATGTATCCCGGCCTCTCCCACGGCGCCATGGGTATGATTCACACCCACGGGACCCAGGAGCAGAAGGATACGTATATCCCGAAGATGATTTCCGGGGAATGGGGCGGCACCATGTGTCTGACCGAGCCCGATGCCGGTTCCGATGTCGGCGCCCTGAAGACCAAGGCCGTCAAGCAGGCCGACGGTTCATACAAGATCACCGGCCAGAAGATATTCATCTCCTCCGGCGACAACGACTATTACAAGAACATAATCCACCCTGTCCTTGCGCGGATCGAAGGCGACCCGGCGGGCACAAAGGGTATCTCCATTTTCATCGTTCCCAAGTTCCTGGTCAACAAGGACGGATCCCTCGGCGCCCACAATGACGTGAACTGCGCCGGCATCGAGCACAAGATGGGGATCAAGGGTTCCGCGACCTGTACCCTGAGCTTCGGCGACAACGGGACCTGCAAGGGCTTCCTCCTCGGCGAAGAGCGGAAAGGCATGAAGATCATGTTCCAGATGATGAACGAAGCCCGTCTGGGCGTCGGCATGCAGGGCCTGTCGTTGGCCAGCGCCGCCTACATGCACTCCGCCACCTACGCGAAGAATCGTATCCAGGGCGCCCATGTCACCCAGATGCTGAATCCCGAAGCCAAGGGCGTCAATATCAGCCAGCACCCCGACGTCAAGCGGATGCTCCTCTGGATGAAGTCCCATGTCGAGGGAATGCGGTTCATCACCTACTACCTGACCCACGCGCTTAACGTTGCCGCGGTCGCCGAGGGCGAAGAGGCCAAGGAAGCCCTGGCCATTGCCGAGATCATGGTCCCGATCAACAAGGCCGGCAACACCGACAAGTCCGTTGAGATCACATCCGAGGCGATGCAGGTATACGGCGGATACGGATTCTGCCAGGAGTATCCGGTCGAGCAGATGATGAGGGACTCCAAGATCACGGCGATCTACGAGGGAACCAACGGCATCCAGTCGATGGACCTGACCATGCGGAAGATCCTCATGAACCCCGAGCAGTACAACTACCAGATCCTCAAAAAACGGATCGCCGAAGCCGTCAAGAAGGCCAAGGGCATCGTCGATGACAAGTATATCGCCCTCGTCGAGCGCGGCGTTCAGAAGCTCGACGAAGTCATCACCATGATGAAGGACCAGATGGCGAAGGGCCAGTTCCTGCACCTGTTCATGAACGCGACGCCGCTGCAGCAGGCGATGTTCATGCTCTGCATGGCCTGGGGCCACATCTCCTCCCTGACCATCACCCAGCCCAAGATGAAAGAGCTGGTGGGCGACAAGAAAGGCGAAGAGCGCGAAAAGCTCCTCAAGGAAAACGCAGATGCAGCGTTCTACACCGGCAAGGTCCTCGCGTCGCAGTTCTACCTCGGCGCCGAGTTCCCCAAATACTTCGGCAAGATCGAGGCCCTTATGTTCGGCGAATCGGCCGTCATCAAGGCGTCGGATCCCATCTTCACCGGGATGCTCGAGCAGTAA
- the dprA gene encoding DNA-processing protein DprA translates to MNNFYKGRSLFVTSYDKTLNRRKPIVKQGMLFMPPEPHLAAAPLTDDERIHAVALSILSSPGANRVWSIGASRRPDEAYRMISAGCVPSTQAYLAEVYPADPIAAAWVIARKAEEQSIRILTCWDREYPPLLKEIQCPPLVLYLKGSLPEGPAVAVVGTRRADPRSSAAARRLSRELAGQGFVIVSGMAVGIDREAHLGALDAGGRTVGVLANGIDILYPSPNRDLYRLLESAGGSALVSEYPPGIFAGRWTFVRRNRIISGLCAGTVVVKAGERSGALITARHAMEQNREVFACAGGPFEGDYAGCHRLIRDGAVLVSRTEDIIAELMRVPVEAIANMAGAAMGAEGKGRDAVEEPLPDSLEGSILGLLSQGERDIDSIIRDLAVPAGEVNEAVISLELEGRIRRNGNTVARA, encoded by the coding sequence ATGAATAATTTTTACAAAGGGCGGTCCCTGTTCGTTACCAGCTATGACAAGACCTTGAACAGGAGAAAACCGATAGTGAAGCAGGGAATGTTATTCATGCCTCCCGAGCCGCATCTAGCCGCCGCGCCCCTGACCGATGACGAGCGGATTCATGCTGTCGCCCTTTCCATACTATCTTCTCCCGGGGCGAACAGGGTATGGTCGATAGGCGCTTCGCGCAGGCCCGATGAGGCGTACCGGATGATCAGCGCAGGCTGCGTTCCATCGACCCAGGCCTATCTCGCCGAGGTTTATCCCGCCGATCCCATCGCGGCGGCCTGGGTTATCGCGCGGAAGGCAGAAGAACAATCGATCAGGATACTCACCTGCTGGGACCGTGAGTATCCGCCCCTGCTGAAGGAGATCCAATGCCCGCCCCTGGTCCTGTACCTCAAGGGATCGCTTCCGGAAGGACCGGCCGTAGCCGTCGTGGGCACGAGAAGGGCGGACCCCAGGTCTTCGGCCGCGGCTCGGCGCCTGTCCCGTGAGCTCGCGGGACAGGGCTTCGTCATCGTGAGCGGCATGGCCGTGGGGATCGACCGGGAAGCCCACCTGGGGGCCCTCGACGCCGGAGGGCGGACCGTCGGCGTCCTGGCCAATGGAATCGATATTCTCTATCCCTCGCCCAACCGTGACCTGTACCGCTTGCTGGAATCGGCCGGGGGCTCGGCCCTGGTCTCCGAATATCCGCCCGGGATCTTCGCCGGCCGCTGGACCTTCGTGCGGAGGAACCGTATCATCAGCGGCCTCTGCGCCGGCACCGTGGTGGTCAAGGCGGGGGAGCGGAGCGGCGCCCTCATAACGGCGCGTCACGCCATGGAGCAGAACCGCGAGGTCTTCGCCTGTGCGGGGGGGCCCTTCGAAGGGGATTACGCGGGATGCCATCGCCTCATCAGGGACGGGGCCGTCCTGGTTTCGCGCACGGAAGACATCATCGCGGAGCTGATGCGCGTTCCCGTCGAGGCGATTGCGAACATGGCCGGCGCCGCCATGGGAGCGGAAGGGAAGGGCCGGGATGCCGTGGAAGAGCCTCTCCCGGATTCGCTGGAGGGGAGTATACTGGGCCTCCTCTCGCAGGGGGAACGCGATATAGATTCCATTATCAGGGACCTGGCCGTTCCGGCCGGCGAGGTCAACGAGGCCGTCATTTCCCTCGAGCTGGAGGGGAGGATCAGGCGGAACGGCAACACCGTCGCGCGGGCCTGA
- the topA gene encoding type I DNA topoisomerase produces MNKRNSNKGGTLVIVESPSKAKTIHKYLGDDYVISSSVGHIIDLPKSRLAIDVGNDFKPEYITIRGKAKILNELKKQAAAANSVLLATDPDREGEAISWHLSNALAGKNTDIKRIEFNEITEHAVKDAVSHPREINMDLVNAQQARRVLDRIVGYSISPILWKKVKKGLSAGRVQSVALKVISDREREIDNFIPEEYWTIEAELAHKSKAFRAQMAAFRGEKIRIRSRAEVDSILDYLKEKPMTIKDVKVQERKRKPVAPFITSKLQQDAANRLGFTSQKTMIIAQQLYEGIDLTGEGPTGLITYMRTDSTRVADSALQAVRKYITDNFDKEYLPENINYYSNKKGAQDAHEAIRPTDVFHTPESLKGDLTRDQYKIYDLIWKRFVASQMTPEVSETTTVSIEAGEYLFRANGSRVLFKGFTAVDKTDKSERSTLPHLTVGEQVAVHEFFPEQHFTTPPPRYNEASLVKFLEESGIGRPSTYAPTINTLVKRYYVTRSGRQLVPTILGKLVNDIMGKHFASLVSIDFTANMEDRLDHVEDAKTDWIRMLHEFYGPFKDTVDQAELNIEEMKGILDVETDIVCEQCGRKMVKKLGKFGFFLACPGFPECRNSKPLPLGKCPRCESGDVVKRSSKKGRGGTFYACTNYPTCEFFTRDNPAEKPCPRCGRLLFKKMIKHKGEKLICLNESCNYQVELLDESQPSNGGGNGQTGNGTERQEE; encoded by the coding sequence ATGAATAAAAGGAACAGCAACAAGGGCGGGACTCTGGTTATCGTCGAGTCGCCGTCCAAGGCGAAGACCATTCATAAATATCTGGGCGATGATTACGTCATATCATCCTCGGTGGGCCATATCATCGACCTGCCCAAGTCGAGGCTCGCCATCGACGTCGGAAACGATTTCAAGCCCGAGTACATCACGATACGGGGCAAGGCGAAGATCCTCAACGAGCTGAAGAAGCAGGCCGCCGCCGCCAACAGCGTCCTCCTGGCGACTGACCCGGACCGCGAGGGGGAGGCCATCTCGTGGCACCTCTCCAACGCCCTGGCGGGCAAGAACACCGACATCAAGCGCATCGAATTCAACGAGATCACCGAGCACGCGGTGAAGGACGCCGTCTCCCATCCTCGGGAGATTAACATGGACCTCGTCAACGCGCAGCAGGCGCGGCGCGTCCTCGACCGTATCGTCGGCTATTCCATCAGCCCCATCCTATGGAAAAAGGTGAAGAAGGGCCTCTCGGCGGGACGGGTGCAGTCCGTGGCCCTCAAGGTCATCAGCGACCGCGAGCGCGAGATCGATAATTTCATCCCGGAAGAATACTGGACCATCGAGGCGGAGCTCGCCCACAAGTCGAAAGCCTTCAGGGCGCAGATGGCGGCGTTCCGCGGCGAGAAGATCAGGATACGCTCCCGGGCCGAGGTCGATTCGATCCTTGACTATCTGAAAGAGAAGCCGATGACGATCAAAGACGTGAAGGTGCAGGAGCGGAAGCGCAAACCCGTGGCCCCCTTTATCACGAGCAAGCTGCAACAAGACGCCGCGAACAGGCTCGGCTTCACCTCTCAGAAGACGATGATCATCGCGCAGCAGCTCTACGAGGGGATCGATCTCACCGGCGAGGGTCCCACGGGCCTCATCACCTACATGAGAACCGACTCCACCCGTGTCGCCGATTCAGCGCTCCAGGCCGTGAGGAAGTACATCACGGATAACTTCGACAAGGAATATCTCCCTGAAAACATAAATTATTATTCCAACAAGAAAGGGGCCCAGGACGCCCACGAGGCGATACGGCCCACCGACGTGTTCCATACCCCTGAATCCCTGAAAGGAGACCTGACGCGGGACCAGTACAAGATCTACGATCTTATCTGGAAGCGCTTTGTCGCGTCCCAGATGACGCCGGAGGTCTCGGAAACGACCACCGTGAGCATCGAGGCGGGGGAGTACCTCTTCAGGGCAAACGGGAGCAGGGTCCTCTTCAAGGGGTTCACGGCCGTGGACAAGACCGACAAATCGGAGCGCTCGACCCTGCCGCACCTCACCGTCGGCGAGCAGGTCGCCGTCCACGAGTTCTTCCCCGAACAGCATTTCACCACGCCGCCTCCGCGGTATAACGAGGCCTCACTGGTCAAGTTCCTGGAGGAGTCCGGCATCGGCCGGCCGTCGACCTATGCGCCCACGATCAACACCCTGGTGAAGCGCTATTACGTGACCAGGTCGGGCAGGCAGCTGGTCCCCACCATCCTGGGGAAGCTGGTCAACGACATCATGGGGAAGCATTTCGCCTCACTGGTTTCGATCGATTTCACCGCCAACATGGAAGACCGGCTGGACCATGTCGAGGACGCGAAGACCGACTGGATCAGGATGCTCCACGAGTTCTACGGCCCCTTTAAAGACACCGTGGACCAGGCCGAGCTCAATATTGAGGAGATGAAGGGGATTCTCGACGTCGAGACCGATATCGTATGCGAGCAGTGCGGACGCAAGATGGTGAAGAAGCTGGGAAAGTTCGGCTTCTTCCTGGCATGCCCCGGTTTTCCCGAGTGCCGGAATTCGAAGCCCCTTCCCCTGGGGAAATGCCCGCGCTGCGAAAGCGGGGACGTGGTCAAGCGCTCCTCCAAGAAGGGACGGGGCGGCACCTTCTACGCCTGCACCAATTACCCCACCTGCGAGTTCTTTACCAGGGACAACCCGGCTGAAAAGCCCTGCCCGCGCTGCGGCAGGCTCCTGTTCAAGAAGATGATAAAGCACAAGGGGGAGAAGCTTATCTGCCTCAATGAATCGTGCAATTACCAGGTGGAGCTTCTCGACGAGTCGCAGCCCTCGAACGGCGGCGGCAACGGCCAGACCGGCAACGGCACCGAGCGGCAGGAGGAATGA